The following are from one region of the Coffea eugenioides isolate CCC68of chromosome 2, Ceug_1.0, whole genome shotgun sequence genome:
- the LOC113760120 gene encoding uncharacterized protein LOC113760120: protein MLEARESELEVREKVLELQKVLDSKQRELDSAQKNKESCSGKPDSINPIPTWGRAKKRRKSGDKDAYENDSEQYAILDLVGSDSGDSGYLGSAHDLGEAGLGLANSNSDTSNDKIQKSYARVLKVRDPIVRNAWLQPVAHFPGAMLYRKNTKSVKLPAIKQSLIHPRKEETWALYKDCNLSCCASNPENHLSCQYEIVEIVQRNSFDTRVASLDKLEGYASLYHRRCHNKKDTFLIHDEELFKFSHKVRSFGMSSRKSEGVSEGSFELDPKSLPAVFSSNLEHPGVKVTKSIFIVFM, encoded by the exons ATGCTTGAAGCTAGAGAAAGTGAGCTGGAGGTTAGGGAAAAGGTTTTGGAATTACAGAAGGTGCTTGACTCGAAACAAAGAGAGCTTGATTCTGCtcaaaaaaacaaggaaagttGTTCTGGAAAACCTGATTCAATAAATCCAATCCCAACTTGGGGAAGggcaaagaaaagaaggaaaagtggagACAAGGACGCATATGAGAATGACTCTGAACAATATGCTATCCTTGATCTGGTTGGATCAGATTCTGGTGATTCAG GTTATTTAGGTTCAGCACATGATCTTGGCGAGGCAGGTTTAGGCTTGGCCAATTCAAATTCAGATAC TAGTAATGATAAGATACAAAAATCATATGCAAGGGTCTTGAAGGTGCGTGATCCTATTGTTCGCAATGCATGGCTCCAGCCCGTGGCACATTTTCCAGGTGCAATGTTGTATAGGAAGAACACCAAAAGTGTCAAGTTACCTGCCATAAAGCAG TCCTTAATACATCCTCGAAAGGAAGAGACGTGGGCCCTCTATAAGGATTGCAACCTTAGTTGCTGTGCTTCTAATCCTGAAAATCATTTATCTTGCCAGTATGAGATAGTTGAGATTGTCCAGAGAAATTCTTTTGACACTAGAGTTGCTTCCTTAGATAAATTGGAAGGATATGCAAGTTTATATCACAGAAGATGCCACAATAAGAAGGATACTTTTTTGATACATGATGAAGAGCTCTTTAAGTTTTCCCACAAAGTACGTTCTTTTGGGATGAGCAGCCGAAAGAGCGAAGGTGTGTCGGAGGGATCTTTTGAACTTGATCCCAAGTCCCTTCCTGCagttttttcatcaaatttggAACATCCAGGTGTTAAAGTTACTAAGTCCATTTTCATTGTGTTTATGTGA